A region from the Brevibacterium paucivorans genome encodes:
- a CDS encoding VOC family protein encodes MTDNKPVTPCWIELSSPNVEESQSFYSAVFGWDFDGVGPMGIGTRAVVNGSSVAGISQQPAEAPEGQPGFWSLYFHVADFEGFLQNIAENKGQALMAIPNFDGDASVALVADSAQTGFGVLSYGDDRGFALTDAVGAPAWFELHTTDTGVADFYTTVFGWETQANEDDYTTFSTGGSPVAGMVDISDLSIPAHWKIYVRVNDVDETLERAQEHGGAVLSQPVDTHLGRVAQIIDCHNAAIAIVSATR; translated from the coding sequence GTGACTGACAACAAGCCTGTAACCCCATGCTGGATTGAGCTGAGCTCTCCAAACGTTGAAGAATCCCAGTCGTTCTATTCCGCTGTTTTTGGGTGGGATTTTGACGGGGTAGGTCCCATGGGGATCGGAACGCGGGCCGTTGTGAACGGCTCGTCCGTTGCAGGTATCAGTCAGCAACCCGCCGAGGCGCCCGAAGGTCAGCCTGGGTTCTGGTCTTTGTATTTCCATGTCGCGGATTTCGAGGGGTTCTTGCAAAACATCGCCGAAAACAAGGGACAGGCGTTGATGGCGATCCCCAACTTCGACGGTGACGCCTCGGTGGCCCTCGTTGCCGACTCAGCACAGACCGGCTTTGGCGTTTTGTCGTATGGCGACGACCGTGGATTCGCCCTCACCGATGCGGTCGGTGCGCCGGCGTGGTTTGAACTTCACACCACTGATACCGGTGTCGCAGACTTCTACACCACCGTCTTCGGATGGGAGACTCAAGCGAACGAGGACGACTACACCACCTTCTCCACTGGTGGATCCCCCGTTGCAGGAATGGTCGATATCTCAGACCTCTCAATTCCTGCGCACTGGAAGATCTACGTTCGCGTCAACGACGTCGATGAAACTTTGGAGCGCGCGCAAGAACACGGAGGCGCTGTTTTATCACAGCCCGTCGACACCCACTTGGGCCGCGTCGCGCAGATCATTGACTGCCACAACGCGGCCATCGCGATTGTGAGCGCAACTCGCTGA
- a CDS encoding N-acetylmuramoyl-L-alanine amidase: MGVRHAIALYACAVLVLLGGCGSTQTAQPRTTVEPEPITNEHNPGDTSAPETPQSKPGESLDGLVIALDPGHNGGNASHLSRINKKVPDGRGGKKACNTTGTATDNGFPEHQFNWNVATKVRDELEKRGARVIMSRDSNDGVGPCVDERGKFADDADFMVSIHANGSENRSIRGFGVIVAPGDNLEKSTKLGEAIVQGFTDNKFPINRAGYGKEGLVERTDLAGLNHASVPAVIVECGEMRNPDEAKRMQEDPEAYAKALVDGIDTYASYATMGL; the protein is encoded by the coding sequence ATGGGTGTGAGACACGCAATAGCGCTATACGCGTGTGCAGTATTGGTCCTTCTGGGTGGCTGTGGGAGCACCCAGACAGCACAGCCCCGCACCACGGTTGAACCCGAACCTATTACAAACGAACACAACCCCGGGGACACCTCGGCCCCGGAAACTCCTCAAAGCAAACCTGGCGAGTCCCTTGACGGGCTGGTCATCGCCCTGGATCCCGGCCACAACGGTGGCAATGCTTCGCACCTTTCCCGCATCAACAAGAAGGTTCCCGACGGCCGAGGCGGGAAAAAGGCGTGCAACACCACGGGCACAGCGACCGACAATGGGTTTCCCGAACACCAATTCAACTGGAACGTCGCAACGAAGGTGCGCGACGAACTCGAGAAACGTGGGGCGCGCGTCATCATGTCGCGCGATTCCAATGACGGGGTCGGGCCGTGTGTGGATGAACGCGGGAAGTTCGCTGACGACGCCGACTTCATGGTCAGCATTCACGCCAATGGATCGGAGAATCGGTCGATTCGCGGATTTGGCGTGATTGTGGCGCCGGGTGACAACCTCGAGAAATCCACAAAACTAGGCGAAGCGATTGTTCAAGGATTCACGGACAACAAATTCCCCATCAACCGCGCAGGCTACGGTAAGGAGGGTTTAGTGGAGCGCACCGATCTCGCTGGTTTGAACCACGCATCCGTCCCAGCTGTCATCGTCGAATGTGGTGAAATGCGCAATCCGGACGAAGCCAAACGTATGCAGGAGGACCCGGAGGCATATGCGAAAGCGTTAGTCGACGGCATCGACACATATGCTTCCTATGCAACAATGGGGCTGTGA
- a CDS encoding DNA gyrase subunit B, translating into MATSDYGARQLQVLEGLEAVRKRPGMYIGSTDSRGLMHCLWEIIDNAVDEALGGHGENITVTLHEDGSVTVEDNGRGIPVDIEPRTGLTGVELVMTKLHAGGKFGGGSYSAVGGLHGVGASVVNALSSRLDIEVTRSSKVYRMSFQRGAPGTFTDKNEPHPDNDFTPFKKESKLEVVGKAKRGVTGTKIRYWADPQIFITDAKFNYDHLVDRARQTAFLVPGLKITLVDNRGVAVDETGAPIPHRVEEFQFDGGISAFVDHLAHDAAVTDTWRFTTQSSFKETVPVLNSSGHMESQEVERDITVDVALRWGNGYDTMLKSFVNIIATPKGGTHVSGFEQGIVKTVRKAVESNARRLKVGKDKLEKDDILAGLTAVVTVALAEPQFEGQTKEVLGTPPVRGIVSRAVEKELTSVLESSNRTTKSQVNTLLEKVVAEMKSRISARTHRENQRRKTALESSSLPAKLYDCRKSDVEETELFIVEGDSAMGTAKAARNSEMQALFPIRGKILNVQKASVADMLANAECAALTQVIGAGSGRSFDLEQARYGKVIIMTDADVDGAHIRTLLLTLFFRYMRPLVEAGRVFAAVPPLHRIEVVNRGKANDVIYTYSEAELHKTLARLDRQKKNYKTPQRYKGLGEMDADQLAETTMDPEHRMLRRVTMDDIAHADSTFNLLMGSEVAPRKQFIVSGAASLDAERIDA; encoded by the coding sequence GTGGCAACATCGGATTACGGAGCACGGCAACTGCAGGTCCTCGAAGGTCTCGAGGCGGTTCGTAAGCGTCCCGGAATGTATATCGGGTCTACCGACTCGCGGGGCCTCATGCACTGTCTGTGGGAGATTATCGACAACGCTGTGGACGAGGCGTTGGGCGGTCACGGCGAAAACATCACGGTGACCCTTCACGAAGACGGATCGGTCACCGTCGAAGATAACGGACGTGGAATTCCCGTCGACATCGAGCCACGCACAGGGCTCACTGGTGTTGAACTCGTCATGACCAAGCTTCACGCAGGCGGAAAGTTCGGTGGAGGCTCGTACTCCGCAGTGGGTGGCCTCCACGGTGTGGGTGCGTCAGTGGTGAACGCCCTTTCGAGTCGCTTGGACATCGAAGTGACGCGGTCCTCCAAGGTATACCGCATGTCCTTTCAGCGGGGAGCACCTGGAACGTTTACGGATAAGAATGAGCCACACCCGGATAACGACTTCACCCCATTTAAAAAAGAGTCCAAGCTGGAGGTCGTCGGCAAGGCGAAACGAGGCGTCACGGGTACCAAGATTCGCTACTGGGCCGACCCTCAAATCTTCATTACCGACGCTAAGTTCAACTACGACCACCTCGTGGACCGTGCCCGCCAAACCGCGTTTTTGGTCCCGGGGCTTAAGATCACGCTTGTCGACAATAGGGGAGTGGCCGTCGACGAGACCGGGGCACCTATTCCTCACCGCGTTGAAGAGTTCCAGTTCGACGGTGGGATCTCGGCGTTCGTCGACCACTTGGCACATGACGCAGCGGTGACGGACACGTGGCGTTTCACTACACAGTCCTCGTTTAAAGAGACGGTCCCAGTTCTTAACTCCTCAGGGCACATGGAGTCGCAGGAGGTGGAGCGCGACATCACGGTCGATGTCGCGTTGCGCTGGGGAAACGGTTACGACACCATGCTGAAGTCGTTCGTTAACATCATTGCCACCCCTAAGGGCGGAACGCACGTCTCCGGGTTTGAACAGGGGATCGTGAAAACGGTCCGCAAAGCGGTGGAAAGCAACGCTCGTCGCCTCAAGGTGGGCAAGGACAAACTTGAGAAAGATGACATTCTCGCCGGTCTCACCGCGGTGGTGACAGTTGCACTGGCCGAACCTCAGTTTGAGGGCCAGACAAAAGAAGTCTTGGGAACGCCTCCTGTTAGAGGAATCGTTTCGCGCGCGGTTGAAAAAGAGCTGACCTCTGTTCTTGAGTCTTCGAACCGCACTACTAAATCCCAGGTGAACACCCTGTTGGAAAAAGTGGTTGCGGAAATGAAATCGCGCATTTCGGCGCGTACACACCGCGAGAACCAGCGTCGCAAGACAGCGTTGGAAAGTTCGTCTCTACCTGCCAAGCTCTATGACTGCAGGAAGTCAGACGTCGAAGAGACCGAGCTTTTCATTGTCGAAGGTGATTCGGCGATGGGAACCGCTAAAGCGGCGCGAAACTCGGAAATGCAGGCGCTTTTCCCCATTCGTGGAAAGATTCTCAACGTGCAAAAGGCTTCTGTTGCCGACATGCTCGCCAACGCCGAATGCGCCGCCCTCACACAGGTCATCGGCGCGGGTTCGGGGCGCAGTTTTGATCTCGAGCAGGCACGCTACGGAAAGGTCATCATCATGACCGATGCCGACGTTGATGGTGCGCACATCCGTACACTGCTCCTGACTCTGTTTTTCCGCTATATGCGTCCTCTTGTCGAGGCAGGTCGGGTGTTTGCCGCTGTTCCACCCCTTCACCGCATTGAGGTCGTCAACCGGGGTAAAGCAAACGACGTGATCTACACGTATTCGGAAGCCGAACTGCACAAGACGCTTGCGCGGTTGGACCGTCAGAAGAAGAACTACAAGACCCCGCAACGCTACAAGGGTCTGGGCGAGATGGACGCGGATCAGCTTGCGGAAACCACCATGGATCCAGAACATCGCATGCTGCGACGCGTGACAATGGACGACATCGCTCACGCTGACTCCACGTTCAACCTTCTGATGGGCTCCGAAGTGGCTCCCCGCAAACAGTTCATTGTCTCGGGCGCCGCGTCCCTGGATGCTGAGCGTATCGACGCGTAG
- a CDS encoding cytochrome ubiquinol oxidase subunit I has protein sequence MDPVLIGRWQFGITTVYHFWMVPLTLGLGLLVGIMQTLYYRTGDERWLRSTKFWGKLYLINFIMGVATGIVQEFQFGMAWSEYSRFVGDVFGAPLAMEALIAFFLESTFLGIWIFGWKRLSKSLHLTVLWAAVIGSWLSAFFIIVANSWMQHPVGVEMVDGRPVMVDVLAVLTNNTALWAYAHTLAGAVAVGGGFLLGIAWYHLWRRRKDGIDTVDDKGNVVVGDAPELAGRDAKDHSVWIKSLRMGAWTAIIAFVFVAITGDFQAKLMYEQQPMKMASAEAACHDGGQFSVLTVGKPDLNSCDSVKPIIEIPGLLSFLAKGDFTSDVPGVNTLLPEYQEKYGTTLPEGDMYGEYSGAEVDYQPLMIVTYWGFRMMIGFGVLSAAFAALALVLTRKGTVPQAKWLNTLAVLSIFAPFIANTAGWVFTEMGRQPFVVAPNPDPSGVDGVFLYTAAAISPSVSAAELLFSLITLTLLYGALMVVELKLLIKYTRGGVASAMPELDTRNNKPTVDAKNDDVLSFAY, from the coding sequence GTGGACCCGGTACTTATCGGACGGTGGCAATTTGGAATTACCACCGTGTACCACTTCTGGATGGTCCCGCTCACCCTCGGGCTTGGACTGCTCGTGGGTATTATGCAGACCTTGTATTACCGCACCGGTGATGAACGGTGGCTACGCTCCACAAAGTTCTGGGGCAAGCTTTACCTGATTAACTTCATCATGGGTGTCGCTACTGGTATCGTTCAAGAATTTCAGTTCGGAATGGCGTGGAGCGAATATTCGCGTTTCGTGGGGGACGTCTTCGGTGCGCCTCTCGCGATGGAAGCACTCATCGCATTCTTCCTTGAATCGACATTCCTGGGAATTTGGATCTTCGGGTGGAAGCGTCTTTCAAAGTCGTTGCACTTGACCGTTCTGTGGGCCGCCGTGATCGGATCGTGGTTGTCGGCCTTCTTCATCATTGTGGCCAACTCGTGGATGCAGCACCCTGTAGGTGTTGAAATGGTCGATGGCCGCCCAGTCATGGTTGATGTTCTGGCTGTTTTGACCAACAACACGGCCCTGTGGGCGTACGCTCACACCCTTGCAGGTGCAGTCGCTGTTGGTGGTGGGTTCCTCCTCGGTATTGCGTGGTACCACCTGTGGCGCCGTCGCAAGGACGGAATCGACACTGTTGATGACAAGGGCAATGTGGTCGTTGGCGACGCCCCTGAACTTGCTGGCCGTGACGCAAAAGACCACTCAGTGTGGATCAAGTCGTTGCGCATGGGTGCATGGACCGCCATCATCGCTTTTGTGTTCGTCGCTATTACGGGTGACTTCCAAGCGAAGCTCATGTACGAACAGCAACCAATGAAGATGGCTTCTGCTGAGGCTGCCTGCCACGACGGTGGACAATTCTCTGTCCTGACCGTGGGCAAGCCCGACCTCAACTCGTGTGACTCTGTTAAACCGATTATTGAAATTCCTGGCTTGCTGTCCTTCTTGGCAAAGGGTGACTTCACCAGCGACGTACCCGGTGTGAACACCTTGCTTCCGGAATATCAAGAGAAATACGGAACCACTCTTCCCGAAGGCGATATGTATGGGGAGTACTCGGGTGCGGAAGTGGACTACCAGCCACTCATGATCGTCACTTACTGGGGATTCCGCATGATGATTGGATTCGGTGTCCTCTCAGCTGCGTTTGCCGCTCTGGCCCTGGTGCTGACTCGCAAGGGAACAGTGCCACAGGCTAAGTGGCTGAACACCCTCGCCGTTCTGTCGATCTTCGCTCCGTTTATTGCGAACACCGCAGGTTGGGTGTTCACCGAAATGGGACGTCAGCCGTTCGTGGTTGCCCCCAACCCCGACCCGTCAGGTGTGGACGGTGTGTTTCTCTACACGGCTGCGGCGATTTCACCGTCAGTCTCGGCAGCTGAACTCTTGTTCAGTTTGATTACCCTGACGCTTCTGTATGGTGCGCTCATGGTGGTTGAGCTTAAGCTCCTCATCAAATACACCCGTGGCGGTGTTGCGTCTGCCATGCCAGAACTAGACACCCGCAACAACAAGCCCACCGTCGACGCGAAGAATGACGACGTCCTGTCGTTCGCTTACTAA
- the cydB gene encoding cytochrome d ubiquinol oxidase subunit II — MEILQIIWFILIAVLWLGYLFLEGFDLGVGVLMKTLAKNEKERRVLLNSIGPVWDGNEVWLLTAGGATFAAFPMWYASLFSALYLPLTLALVALILRAVSIEYRGKGHSDQWRNFWTWAMAGGSALAAFCVGAMLALTTTGLPLNENGDNTGGPFAWVTLYAVIGGLGVLGFSILHGLLFVSLKTEGDIRHRAHALAAKWGPVFLLPIVVWVVIVQVMHGPAWGWAIIAVAAVFAAISWVRLRAGSEKGGFIFQGLFLVAGVVSVFASIFPNVFPSTINPDFSLTIANASSSNYTLGVMLWVTVIFVPIVLAYTVFSYTLWAKRLHVDHIPEAHQIPVAARIKA; from the coding sequence ATGGAAATTCTGCAGATTATCTGGTTTATTCTCATCGCCGTCCTGTGGCTGGGGTACCTCTTCCTCGAAGGCTTCGACCTGGGAGTAGGTGTCCTCATGAAGACACTGGCGAAAAACGAAAAGGAACGTCGCGTTCTTCTCAACTCAATTGGTCCTGTGTGGGACGGTAACGAAGTGTGGCTACTCACCGCTGGTGGTGCCACGTTCGCCGCCTTCCCCATGTGGTACGCGTCCCTGTTCTCGGCGTTGTACCTGCCTTTGACGCTGGCACTTGTTGCACTGATCCTCAGGGCCGTGTCGATCGAGTACCGCGGAAAAGGTCATTCGGATCAGTGGCGTAACTTCTGGACCTGGGCTATGGCTGGAGGCTCAGCATTGGCAGCCTTCTGTGTGGGTGCAATGCTCGCACTGACAACGACCGGTCTGCCGCTCAACGAAAACGGTGACAACACTGGTGGGCCATTCGCGTGGGTGACGCTGTACGCCGTCATCGGTGGCCTGGGCGTACTCGGCTTCTCGATTCTGCACGGACTGCTGTTTGTCAGCCTCAAGACCGAGGGCGACATTCGCCACCGCGCTCACGCGCTAGCCGCGAAGTGGGGCCCTGTGTTCTTGCTTCCGATCGTCGTGTGGGTAGTCATCGTTCAGGTGATGCACGGTCCTGCGTGGGGCTGGGCAATCATCGCGGTCGCCGCAGTTTTCGCTGCGATCAGCTGGGTACGCCTGCGTGCCGGTTCGGAAAAGGGCGGTTTCATTTTCCAGGGACTGTTCCTGGTCGCGGGAGTCGTGAGTGTATTCGCTTCGATCTTCCCCAATGTCTTTCCGTCCACCATCAACCCGGACTTCTCGCTCACCATCGCAAACGCGTCGTCGTCTAACTACACGTTGGGCGTCATGCTGTGGGTGACGGTGATCTTCGTGCCGATCGTTCTGGCGTACACGGTCTTCTCGTACACGCTGTGGGCGAAGCGTCTGCACGTTGACCACATTCCGGAAGCTCACCAGATTCCGGTGGCAGCTCGAATCAAAGCGTGA
- the cydC gene encoding thiol reductant ABC exporter subunit CydC, translating into MSKSPVAIALGAPQGARALAWLGLVAVLKAVGLVLIAESCARGVVALMHNEPFTFALVLGCLGACVRGVAVWLTKAVGARASVGFKTELRSRVLARVTAGSGRDTGVSDGALSVSVTRTLDELDDYFVRVLPALLTTMCVPAIIIVRVLFADWVSAVVIVVTLPLVPLFMILIGKYTLERVSEATQSLDQLSNNLVELARGLPVLVGLGRVYAQTAALKSMSESYRTTTLQTLRVAFLSALALELIATLSVAVVAVFIGVRLVNDGLDLEAGLLALILAPECFLPLRQLGAAFHATENGMAAYERVNDVISRPVDAPVEGRPGGLAVAEVSVTYAGRPRPALSPVSADFSGLTAVTGGSGTGKSTLLGVLAGLVRSNDTCTVSGHVVGVPENIAYAGQAPRTCGETLEEEAQLYGAELTPYLQRVGLDLDPLTPPSALSPGELRRFAIARALMRIDAGAELLIVDEPTAHLDAQTAQTIRTELLNISQSIPVIAATHDPELIKLGNELRLDGTAASAEAQATPLPTQPARTSKAAPTSAGESHISTRTALRRLMNAMNVLSAKFIVSTLFAVAAVASATALSGVSAWLIVHASFQPPIMYLLVAIVGVRFFGLSRSVFTYVKQLLLHDAMLTSLTHLRERVWLGFARAGTANRTLVRGELALTRLVADVDDVRDGAPRVVQPPIVAAVIAVTATVVMALIHPLAAVLTVVCALVSLVLAPTVTLVVDGQASSARLSTRTQVLARISAFLWAREDVMVNGRAAEVVDRIREIDQRASRAELRVLWAAGVGEGVVTVVTTLNAVLMLPLLATAVGSGAVSPELLAVTVLLPLALIDCYIDSLTAVQNWPALKHSLARVPALDERGEILRDAREPIAEFDSAELDDVAARWPGMTEDVFSGVSASITPGSWTTVTGRSGSGKTTLVSVLLRFIDPVRGKYTLNGSDAVELTATQLSSVFAWCPQESHVFDSTVRNNLVIARDRDNAPTDQEIREVLARVGLEELAEVDSRIGASGAYLSGGQRQRLAVARTLLAGAQVIILDEPTAHLDEQLATSLMDDLREVLKDKAVVVVTHDHSLVRPSDRVIAVGELRRC; encoded by the coding sequence GTGAGTAAATCTCCCGTAGCGATAGCGCTCGGAGCACCTCAGGGTGCCCGGGCGCTCGCTTGGTTGGGGCTCGTCGCGGTTCTCAAAGCGGTGGGCCTCGTCCTCATTGCTGAATCCTGTGCGCGGGGAGTCGTCGCGCTCATGCACAATGAACCGTTTACATTCGCGCTCGTTTTGGGGTGTTTGGGTGCATGTGTGCGCGGTGTGGCGGTGTGGCTGACGAAGGCCGTGGGTGCGCGAGCCTCAGTGGGCTTTAAAACGGAGCTGCGTTCACGTGTGTTAGCCCGGGTGACCGCGGGTTCCGGCCGCGACACCGGAGTGTCTGACGGCGCCCTGTCGGTGAGCGTGACACGGACGCTGGACGAACTGGACGACTATTTTGTACGTGTTTTGCCAGCACTGTTAACCACTATGTGCGTGCCGGCGATCATCATTGTGCGAGTCCTGTTCGCAGACTGGGTCTCGGCCGTTGTGATCGTCGTGACGCTCCCGTTGGTGCCACTTTTCATGATCCTGATCGGCAAGTACACGCTTGAGCGTGTGAGTGAAGCGACCCAGTCGCTGGATCAGCTGTCGAACAACCTGGTGGAGCTTGCCCGTGGCTTGCCGGTGCTGGTGGGTCTGGGCCGAGTGTACGCTCAGACCGCGGCGCTGAAGTCCATGAGCGAGTCCTACCGCACCACCACACTGCAGACTTTGCGTGTGGCGTTTCTTTCCGCCCTGGCCCTTGAACTGATCGCGACCCTTTCGGTTGCAGTCGTCGCGGTGTTCATTGGCGTTCGCCTGGTAAACGACGGTTTGGACCTGGAAGCGGGTCTGCTCGCGCTCATCCTCGCGCCTGAGTGCTTTTTGCCTCTGCGTCAGTTGGGCGCGGCTTTCCACGCAACCGAGAACGGTATGGCTGCGTATGAGCGGGTCAACGACGTCATTTCGCGTCCCGTTGATGCGCCAGTTGAGGGCCGCCCTGGCGGCCTTGCCGTCGCCGAGGTGTCCGTCACCTACGCGGGTCGACCTCGGCCGGCGCTGTCCCCAGTGTCAGCTGACTTTTCAGGTCTTACAGCCGTGACAGGTGGGTCCGGTACTGGAAAATCGACGTTACTGGGTGTGCTGGCTGGGCTTGTGAGGTCAAACGACACGTGTACCGTGAGCGGGCACGTTGTGGGTGTCCCCGAAAATATTGCGTATGCGGGTCAGGCACCTCGCACATGCGGAGAGACTCTTGAAGAAGAGGCTCAGCTGTACGGCGCTGAGCTCACGCCCTACCTCCAGCGCGTGGGATTGGACCTCGACCCGCTGACGCCACCGTCGGCCCTGAGCCCGGGGGAGTTGCGCCGCTTCGCTATTGCTCGTGCTCTCATGCGGATTGACGCAGGAGCGGAACTGCTCATCGTGGATGAGCCAACCGCCCACCTCGACGCGCAGACCGCGCAGACGATCCGCACGGAGCTCCTCAACATCTCGCAATCGATCCCCGTGATCGCTGCGACCCACGACCCGGAACTCATCAAACTAGGCAATGAACTGCGCTTAGACGGTACCGCAGCCTCGGCGGAAGCCCAGGCAACCCCGCTCCCAACCCAGCCTGCACGCACCTCGAAAGCAGCGCCCACCTCGGCGGGGGAATCCCACATCAGCACCCGCACGGCCCTTCGCAGGCTCATGAACGCCATGAACGTGCTGTCCGCGAAGTTCATCGTGTCCACGTTGTTTGCGGTGGCTGCCGTGGCGTCCGCGACGGCCCTGTCCGGAGTGTCCGCGTGGCTCATTGTCCACGCGTCGTTCCAACCGCCCATCATGTATTTGCTGGTGGCGATCGTGGGTGTCCGGTTCTTTGGACTGTCCCGGTCGGTGTTCACCTACGTCAAGCAGTTGCTGCTCCACGACGCGATGTTGACGTCGCTTACGCACTTGCGCGAACGCGTGTGGTTGGGCTTTGCGCGGGCCGGTACCGCGAACCGCACGCTGGTCCGAGGAGAGTTGGCACTCACCCGGCTTGTCGCCGATGTCGACGATGTTCGCGACGGCGCCCCTCGTGTTGTGCAACCCCCGATCGTCGCCGCTGTGATCGCGGTGACGGCGACCGTGGTGATGGCGCTCATCCACCCGTTGGCGGCCGTGCTGACTGTTGTGTGTGCGTTGGTGAGTTTGGTGCTCGCGCCCACGGTGACGCTTGTGGTGGACGGTCAGGCGAGTTCCGCCAGGTTGAGCACGCGCACCCAAGTGTTGGCGCGGATCAGCGCGTTCTTGTGGGCACGTGAGGACGTCATGGTCAACGGCAGGGCCGCCGAGGTGGTCGACCGTATCCGTGAAATTGACCAGCGGGCGTCGCGCGCCGAACTTCGGGTCCTGTGGGCGGCCGGAGTTGGCGAAGGTGTCGTCACAGTGGTCACCACACTCAACGCGGTTCTCATGCTTCCACTTTTGGCGACAGCCGTGGGTAGCGGAGCGGTTTCACCGGAGCTTTTGGCAGTGACCGTGCTGTTGCCACTTGCGCTCATCGACTGTTACATCGATTCGCTGACGGCCGTTCAGAACTGGCCTGCTCTTAAACACAGCCTGGCCCGTGTTCCGGCGCTGGACGAACGTGGAGAGATACTGCGTGATGCTCGCGAACCGATTGCTGAGTTTGATTCGGCTGAGCTCGACGATGTGGCCGCCCGCTGGCCGGGAATGACCGAGGACGTGTTCAGTGGCGTCTCGGCCTCCATTACCCCGGGGTCGTGGACGACGGTGACGGGGCGTTCGGGATCGGGGAAGACCACGCTGGTGAGTGTTCTGTTGCGCTTCATTGATCCGGTGCGCGGAAAGTACACGCTCAACGGCAGCGACGCCGTTGAACTCACAGCCACACAGCTGTCGTCGGTGTTTGCGTGGTGCCCGCAGGAGTCACACGTGTTCGACTCCACGGTACGCAACAACCTGGTGATTGCCCGCGACCGGGACAATGCCCCAACGGATCAAGAGATTCGCGAGGTTCTGGCCCGTGTGGGCTTGGAAGAACTGGCTGAAGTCGACTCCCGGATCGGGGCCTCGGGTGCGTACCTTTCGGGAGGTCAACGTCAGCGACTAGCCGTAGCTAGAACGCTCCTCGCAGGGGCACAGGTCATCATTCTGGACGAACCCACCGCCCATCTAGACGAACAGCTCGCAACATCGCTCATGGACGATCTGCGGGAGGTCCTCAAAGACAAAGCAGTGGTCGTGGTGACCCACGACCACTCACTGGTCCGGCCTAGCGACCGCGTGATTGCCGTGGGCGAGTTGCGCCGTTGCTAA
- the sepH gene encoding septation protein SepH, whose product MTKLSFQSIEEGSLKLVDEQGNEYFLPATEDVFAAIRRVRTHAVTGHSSGHVRPKVIQAMIRSGMSAEDVAHDTGAPLTQIQQYEGPVLAERRHIAYTAGQCPVYSESGSRPLSEVVTERLEARDIEDQSWDAWRTDTGAWHVELRYPVGDTTSVASWEYRSGSVTALNEEARWLSDTGPSDSGPIPDYGSVFNVEADHTQRDTRDPQTETGRILESLRRRKNETQPIVQSVPDAPESQPDGAHSALSRPQDAHDDAVMAAPAPTQDDDQPSLLDEPGVSDYADEQNDEQPKKKGRSSVPSWDEIMFGKKD is encoded by the coding sequence GTGACTAAATTGTCGTTTCAGAGCATTGAAGAAGGCTCGCTCAAGCTCGTCGATGAGCAAGGCAACGAGTATTTCTTGCCTGCTACCGAAGACGTTTTCGCTGCGATCCGTCGAGTTCGCACACACGCTGTTACCGGCCACAGTTCGGGCCACGTGCGACCAAAGGTGATTCAGGCGATGATTCGTTCCGGCATGTCGGCCGAGGACGTCGCACACGACACCGGTGCCCCACTGACGCAGATCCAGCAGTACGAGGGCCCGGTTCTTGCGGAACGTCGCCACATCGCGTACACAGCCGGTCAGTGCCCGGTGTACTCCGAGTCCGGGTCCCGCCCGCTCAGCGAGGTTGTCACCGAACGCCTCGAGGCACGAGACATTGAGGATCAGTCATGGGACGCATGGCGCACCGACACCGGTGCGTGGCACGTTGAGCTACGTTACCCAGTGGGCGACACGACCTCGGTCGCAAGCTGGGAGTACCGCTCCGGTTCCGTCACCGCGCTCAACGAAGAAGCACGCTGGCTGTCGGACACCGGTCCATCTGACTCCGGCCCCATCCCGGACTACGGTTCGGTGTTTAATGTCGAAGCCGATCACACCCAGCGCGACACCCGCGACCCTCAGACCGAAACTGGTCGCATTCTCGAGAGCCTACGTCGTCGCAAGAACGAAACACAGCCGATTGTGCAGTCTGTTCCTGACGCTCCCGAATCCCAGCCGGACGGCGCTCACTCGGCGCTGTCGCGCCCGCAGGACGCACACGACGACGCCGTGATGGCCGCTCCGGCTCCTACTCAGGACGATGACCAGCCGTCGCTGTTGGACGAACCTGGGGTGTCTGACTACGCAGACGAACAGAACGACGAACAGCCCAAGAAGAAGGGACGTTCCTCGGTTCCCAGCTGGGACGAAATCATGTTCGGGAAGAAGGACTAG